Proteins encoded together in one Stenotrophomonas bentonitica window:
- a CDS encoding sensor histidine kinase: MIALDPHAKDVPVLPSWLSSRLRPAPDSAVADNLRSGKPAWSDAVHLLWTGWVFLTPIFGGGFTATWVWLTVLSYPVFLALYGRQLLAPRRQAPRLALAMVAMGLALLPWYPSGISYFIFGCVTLRVCRIGSAWRYLAQLVALNALFVGIALWVGYQWQLVVWIPAMAMIIGIIINVENTNKDREAALQLSQDEVRRLAATAERERIGRDLHDLLGHTLSLITLKLELSRKLFDRDPERARAEVTEAEAVARQALAEVRSAVTGIRASDLAAELAAARLLLECQHVHLDYPPPPPMPVEIERGLALVLREAATNIVRHAQAHQAWVAFEQDGRMLSMQIRDDGQGGVHEDGNGLTGMRERVAALRGTLLVTSVRGQGTTVAVQVPLPAATRSVPPAAEASPVAPVSLSLSTSSTVIQ; the protein is encoded by the coding sequence ATGATCGCGCTCGATCCCCACGCCAAGGACGTTCCCGTGCTGCCCAGCTGGCTCTCTTCGCGTTTGCGCCCCGCACCGGACTCGGCCGTGGCTGACAACCTGCGCAGCGGCAAACCGGCCTGGTCCGACGCGGTGCACCTGCTGTGGACCGGCTGGGTGTTCCTGACCCCGATCTTCGGCGGCGGCTTCACCGCCACCTGGGTGTGGCTGACGGTGCTGAGCTACCCGGTGTTCCTGGCGCTGTACGGCCGCCAGCTGCTGGCGCCGCGCAGGCAGGCGCCGCGCCTGGCGTTGGCGATGGTGGCCATGGGCCTGGCGCTGCTGCCGTGGTACCCGTCGGGCATCAGCTATTTCATCTTCGGCTGCGTCACCCTGCGGGTGTGCCGCATCGGCAGCGCCTGGCGTTACCTGGCCCAGCTGGTGGCGCTCAACGCGCTGTTCGTGGGCATCGCGCTATGGGTGGGCTACCAATGGCAGCTGGTGGTGTGGATTCCGGCGATGGCGATGATCATCGGCATCATCATCAACGTGGAAAACACCAACAAGGACCGCGAGGCCGCGCTGCAGCTCTCGCAGGACGAAGTGCGCCGGCTCGCCGCCACCGCCGAGCGCGAGCGCATCGGCCGCGACCTGCACGACCTGCTGGGGCATACCCTGTCGCTGATCACCTTGAAGCTGGAGCTGTCGCGCAAGCTGTTCGACCGCGACCCGGAGCGCGCCCGCGCCGAAGTGACCGAAGCCGAAGCCGTCGCCCGCCAGGCCCTGGCCGAAGTGCGCAGCGCGGTCACCGGGATCCGCGCCAGCGACCTGGCCGCCGAACTGGCGGCCGCGCGGCTGCTGCTGGAGTGCCAGCACGTACACCTGGATTACCCGCCGCCGCCACCGATGCCGGTGGAGATCGAGCGTGGGCTGGCGCTGGTGCTTCGCGAAGCGGCCACCAACATCGTGCGCCACGCGCAGGCGCACCAGGCCTGGGTGGCGTTCGAGCAGGACGGGCGCATGCTGTCCATGCAGATTCGCGATGACGGGCAGGGCGGCGTGCACGAGGATGGCAACGGCCTGACGGGCATGCGCGAGCGGGTGGCGGCATTGCGCGGCACCCTGCTGGTGACCTCGGTGCGCGGGCAGGGCACCACCGTGGCGGTGCAGGTG
- the rarD gene encoding EamA family transporter RarD, with product MSAVERTPLQEQRRGLAITAFTFTLWGLVPVYWHLLKAVPSQQIIAHRIIWSTVLVVAWLLISNGTGWWRQIAAQPRALPTLALSSMAIAFNWGLYIWAINAGHVIETSLGYFINPLVSVVLGVVVLKERLRGLQWLAVACAALGVTWLTIDAGTPPWIALGLACSFGLYGLLRKMISVDPVAGLGIESLYLFLPAIGFALWSEAGHGGGFFGGWGWRNDLLLILGGAVTALPLIGFAYGVKRIPLSLVGILQYIAPSLGLLLGVFFFREPFDSAKAIGFAAIWVGLLLFVSDSVYRSRKIPR from the coding sequence GTGAGCGCAGTGGAAAGGACGCCCCTGCAGGAACAGCGCCGTGGCCTGGCCATCACCGCCTTCACCTTCACCCTGTGGGGCCTGGTGCCGGTGTACTGGCACCTGCTCAAGGCGGTGCCTTCGCAGCAGATCATCGCCCACCGCATCATCTGGAGCACCGTGCTGGTGGTGGCGTGGCTGCTGATCAGCAACGGCACCGGCTGGTGGAGGCAGATCGCCGCGCAGCCGCGCGCGCTGCCCACGCTGGCGCTGAGCAGCATGGCTATCGCCTTCAACTGGGGCCTGTACATCTGGGCGATCAACGCCGGGCATGTGATCGAAACCAGCCTGGGCTACTTCATCAACCCGCTGGTGAGCGTCGTACTGGGCGTGGTGGTGCTGAAGGAACGCCTGCGCGGCCTGCAGTGGCTGGCCGTGGCCTGCGCCGCGCTCGGCGTGACCTGGCTGACCATCGACGCCGGCACCCCGCCGTGGATCGCACTGGGCCTGGCCTGCTCGTTCGGCCTGTACGGCCTGCTGCGCAAGATGATCTCGGTAGACCCGGTGGCGGGGCTGGGCATCGAAAGTCTGTACCTGTTCCTGCCGGCAATCGGCTTCGCGTTGTGGAGCGAGGCCGGCCACGGCGGCGGCTTCTTCGGCGGCTGGGGCTGGCGCAACGACCTGCTGCTGATCCTCGGAGGCGCGGTCACCGCCCTGCCGTTGATCGGCTTTGCCTATGGCGTAAAGCGCATCCCGCTCTCGCTGGTCGGCATCCTGCAGTACATCGCTCCCAGCCTGGGCCTGTTGCTGGGCGTGTTCTTCTTCCGCGAACCGTTCGACAGCGCGAAGGCGATTGGTTTCGCCGCGATCTGGGTAGGCCTGCTGCTGTTCGTCTCCGACAGCGTGTACCGCTCGCGAAAAATCCCCCGGTAG
- a CDS encoding ABC transporter permease produces MKKQWLGNLLSVLLLAVALVVWIMLPWPAVLAVVAAVVLWLLLTRSGRLALAATRIGVASLPQRWGASSVVVVGIAGVVGVLVAMLAMGQGFQATLNSTGDESTAIVLRGGSQAETNSVITRDQVPLLSTVPGVTKDAQGKPMISPELSQVVNLVSKGDGTDVNAQFRGVGEMAWAVHDKVKITEGRRFNPGLREIVVGKGAQGQFRGLEVGKTLNLGNQQWTVVGVFNSGDAHDSELWTDAETLANTYQRSAWQSITVRTDGEAGFKQFKAGVAADPRLKLDVETTKAYYAKQGGGLNTLIKVLGTVIGAIMAVGAVFGALNTMYAAVATRAREIATMRAIGFRGVPVVTAIMLETMLLALIGGLLGGLVAWAIFNGYSVSTIGSNFSQVVFQFKVSPELLWSGLKWALGIGLVGGLFPALRAARLPITTALRET; encoded by the coding sequence ATGAAGAAGCAATGGTTGGGCAATCTGTTGTCGGTGCTGCTGCTCGCGGTGGCGCTGGTGGTGTGGATCATGCTGCCGTGGCCGGCGGTGCTGGCGGTGGTTGCAGCCGTGGTGCTGTGGCTGCTGCTCACCCGCAGCGGGCGGCTGGCGCTGGCCGCCACGCGGATCGGCGTGGCCAGCCTTCCGCAGCGCTGGGGCGCGTCCTCGGTGGTGGTGGTGGGCATTGCCGGCGTGGTCGGCGTGCTGGTGGCGATGCTGGCGATGGGCCAGGGCTTCCAGGCCACCCTTAACAGCACCGGAGATGAGAGCACCGCGATCGTGCTGCGCGGCGGTTCGCAGGCGGAAACCAATTCGGTGATCACCCGCGACCAGGTGCCGCTGCTGTCCACGGTGCCGGGCGTGACCAAGGACGCGCAGGGCAAGCCGATGATCTCGCCGGAGCTCTCGCAGGTGGTGAACCTGGTCTCCAAGGGCGACGGCACCGACGTCAACGCGCAGTTCCGTGGCGTGGGCGAGATGGCCTGGGCGGTGCACGACAAGGTCAAGATCACCGAAGGCCGGCGCTTCAATCCCGGCCTGCGCGAGATCGTGGTCGGCAAGGGTGCGCAGGGACAGTTCCGTGGGCTGGAGGTGGGCAAGACGCTCAACCTGGGCAACCAGCAGTGGACGGTGGTCGGGGTGTTCAACTCCGGCGACGCGCACGATTCGGAGCTGTGGACCGACGCTGAAACCCTGGCCAACACTTACCAGCGCAGTGCCTGGCAGTCGATCACGGTGCGCACTGACGGTGAGGCAGGCTTCAAGCAGTTCAAGGCCGGCGTCGCCGCCGACCCGCGCCTGAAGCTGGACGTGGAAACCACCAAGGCGTACTACGCCAAGCAGGGCGGTGGCCTGAACACGCTGATCAAGGTGCTGGGCACGGTGATCGGCGCGATCATGGCGGTGGGTGCGGTGTTCGGTGCGCTCAACACCATGTACGCGGCGGTCGCCACCCGCGCGCGCGAGATCGCCACCATGCGCGCCATCGGCTTCCGTGGCGTGCCGGTGGTCACCGCGATCATGCTGGAAACCATGCTGCTGGCGCTGATCGGCGGCCTGTTGGGCGGGCTGGTGGCCTGGGCCATCTTCAACGGCTACAGCGTCTCCACCATCGGCAGCAACTTCAGCCAGGTGGTGTTCCAGTTCAAGGTCTCACCCGAGCTGCTGTGGAGCGGGTTGAAGTGGGCGCTGGGGATCGGGCTGGTGGGCGGGCTGTTCCCCGCACTGCGCGCGGCGCGGCTGCCGATTACTACCGCGTTGCGGGAGACCTGA
- a CDS encoding MFS transporter — MSISPTLSAPANDKAALKRSISNTLKGSAGNLVEWYDVYVYSVFAVYFESQFFSAADKNSTMYVWAIFAATFLMRPIGAWYFGRFADRYGRRLALTVSVTMMAACSFLIALTPTAATIGGWAALILLFARLLQGFATGGEYGTSATYMSEAALPGRRGFLSSFHYVTLVGGHVLAQLTLFTMLLFWDKPEISAWGWRIAFGIGGLAAIVVFWLRRSMDESLTEDSIEAAREGRAKASGSMYELFVHQWRPLLLCFLITAGGTVAFYTYSVNGPKMIQSAFAGTDVMTGTLINLGVLTFLMVLQPIGGWLSDIVGRKSLLVFFGVGGVLYSWYLITQLPNQHDPLWAFLTLAIGFVILTGYTSINAVVKAELFPTHVRALGVGFGYAMANSLFGGTAPLLYQGALKTDRVGDFAIYVTAIIAVSLVVYVFFLKNKGPNYLDGTLK; from the coding sequence ATGAGCATCTCCCCTACCCTTTCCGCGCCCGCCAATGACAAGGCCGCGCTGAAACGTTCGATCTCCAACACCCTGAAGGGCTCGGCCGGCAATCTGGTCGAGTGGTATGACGTTTACGTCTACTCGGTGTTCGCGGTCTACTTCGAATCCCAGTTCTTCTCGGCCGCCGACAAGAACTCCACCATGTATGTGTGGGCGATCTTCGCCGCCACCTTCCTGATGCGCCCGATCGGCGCCTGGTACTTCGGCCGCTTCGCCGACCGTTACGGCCGCCGCCTGGCGCTGACCGTGTCGGTGACCATGATGGCCGCCTGTTCGTTCCTGATCGCGCTGACCCCCACTGCCGCCACCATCGGGGGCTGGGCCGCGTTGATCCTGCTGTTCGCGCGCCTGCTGCAGGGCTTCGCCACCGGTGGCGAGTACGGCACCAGCGCCACCTACATGTCCGAGGCCGCGCTGCCGGGCCGCCGTGGCTTCCTGTCTTCGTTCCACTACGTCACCCTGGTCGGTGGCCACGTGCTGGCACAGCTGACCCTGTTCACCATGCTGCTGTTCTGGGACAAGCCGGAAATTTCGGCCTGGGGCTGGCGCATCGCGTTCGGCATCGGTGGCCTGGCCGCCATCGTGGTGTTCTGGCTGCGTCGTTCGATGGATGAGTCGCTGACGGAAGACTCCATCGAAGCCGCCCGCGAAGGCCGCGCCAAGGCGTCGGGCTCGATGTACGAACTGTTCGTGCACCAGTGGCGCCCGCTGCTGCTGTGCTTCCTGATCACCGCCGGCGGCACCGTGGCCTTCTACACCTATTCGGTGAACGGCCCGAAGATGATCCAGAGCGCGTTTGCCGGTACCGACGTGATGACCGGCACGCTGATCAACCTGGGCGTGCTGACCTTCCTGATGGTGCTGCAGCCGATTGGCGGCTGGCTCTCGGACATCGTGGGCCGCAAGAGCCTGCTGGTGTTCTTCGGCGTGGGCGGCGTGCTGTACAGCTGGTACCTGATCACCCAGCTGCCGAACCAGCATGACCCGCTGTGGGCGTTCCTGACCCTGGCCATTGGCTTCGTGATCCTGACCGGTTACACCTCGATCAACGCGGTGGTGAAGGCCGAGCTGTTCCCGACCCACGTGCGTGCGCTGGGCGTGGGCTTCGGCTACGCGATGGCCAACTCGCTGTTCGGTGGTACCGCGCCACTGCTGTACCAGGGCGCGCTGAAGACCGACCGGGTGGGCGACTTCGCCATCTACGTCACGGCGATCATCGCGGTGTCGCTGGTTGTGTATGTGTTCTTCCTGAAGAACAAGGGGCCGAACTATCTGGATGGCACCCTGAAATAA
- a CDS encoding ABC transporter ATP-binding protein codes for MSTLVSLRNITKTYQRGPEKVQVLHGIDLDIQKGDFVALMGPSGSGKTTLLNLIGGLDTPSGGEIEIEGERIDRMSGGQLSTWRSHHVGFVFQFYNLMPMLTAQKNVELPLLLTHLGAAQRKRNAEIALTLVGLADRRSHRPNELSGGQQQRVAIARAIVSDPTFLICDEPTGDLDRASAEEILLLLQQLNREHGKTIIMVTHDPKAAEYATHTVHLDKGELADAPAAH; via the coding sequence ATGTCCACCCTGGTTTCGCTCCGCAACATCACCAAGACCTACCAGCGCGGCCCCGAGAAGGTGCAGGTCCTGCACGGCATCGACCTGGACATCCAGAAGGGCGACTTCGTCGCGCTGATGGGCCCCTCCGGCTCGGGCAAGACCACCCTGCTCAACCTGATCGGCGGGCTGGACACGCCCAGCGGCGGTGAGATCGAGATCGAAGGCGAGCGCATCGACCGCATGTCCGGCGGCCAGCTCTCCACCTGGCGCAGCCACCACGTCGGCTTCGTGTTCCAGTTCTACAACCTGATGCCGATGCTTACCGCGCAGAAGAACGTGGAGCTGCCGCTACTGCTGACCCACCTGGGCGCGGCGCAGCGCAAGCGCAATGCGGAGATCGCGCTGACCCTGGTCGGCCTGGCCGACCGCCGCAGCCACCGCCCCAACGAGCTTTCCGGCGGCCAGCAGCAGCGCGTGGCGATCGCCCGCGCGATCGTGTCCGACCCGACCTTCCTGATCTGCGACGAACCGACCGGCGACCTCGACCGTGCCTCGGCCGAAGAGATCCTGTTGCTGCTGCAGCAGCTCAATCGCGAGCACGGCAAGACCATCATCATGGTCACCCATGACCCCAAGGCCGCCGAGTACGCCACGCATACGGTGCACCTGGACAAGGGCGAGCTGGCCGACGCGCCTGCGGCCCACTGA
- a CDS encoding MASE1 domain-containing protein — protein sequence MSTQKISGAFRSGLRTLPEGLLIAGLFATTCWATRQVSLDQFFIPAGIRVAALILCPVRFWPYLLLGEYAYYGHLRLPLIEKYGLSWVLISSAFQFPTAAWVVYLHRRHIARQTDTWMLSVATASAVLIGTGTVLIAHLLWPVPPAGGIASIAFRSTLGDYVAILTVVPLAALWRQRMDVDWPSFLDSRTTYGLLALLACGFVSILLPQGSVERTTAQLLMAAPVIALTCLQGWLGAAIGMPLMNLFVRVGTPVTGLPSSFDLESFNVQLIAALSGTALLALGSRITHFYHQCTFHASASRQAISNARTSNSVGERELRNRAMDLRRIGDGLESALSETIDWLKVRGHHDMASSLLHVATVHSRKFREQTSMVYPTSMEHVGLYLALQIGGVGDAWQQTARLERLHLSGDPCRLDLDLQLNVYRAMTEAVSLLLEYEKGNLLIRARCGRHGTTRGVVVTIGAADVRHRLSRSTVTMAIGRLSGRTQAYGGTVQCLRNRIRMSFADPSTC from the coding sequence ATGTCGACACAGAAGATTTCAGGCGCGTTTCGATCAGGCTTACGAACCTTGCCCGAAGGGCTGCTGATTGCTGGGCTGTTCGCCACAACGTGCTGGGCGACCAGGCAGGTTTCACTGGATCAGTTTTTCATACCGGCAGGCATACGAGTCGCAGCGTTGATCCTATGCCCTGTTCGGTTCTGGCCATACCTGTTGCTGGGCGAGTACGCCTACTATGGTCACCTGAGACTTCCCCTGATCGAGAAGTATGGCCTCTCCTGGGTCCTGATCTCCTCCGCGTTTCAGTTTCCAACTGCGGCGTGGGTCGTCTACCTGCATCGGCGACATATCGCTCGCCAGACGGATACATGGATGCTATCGGTCGCGACTGCTTCAGCAGTACTGATCGGAACAGGCACGGTTCTCATTGCCCATCTCCTTTGGCCCGTACCGCCGGCCGGAGGGATCGCGTCAATTGCGTTCAGAAGCACGCTTGGCGACTACGTAGCGATCCTGACTGTTGTGCCACTGGCGGCGCTGTGGAGACAGCGGATGGATGTCGACTGGCCGTCGTTTCTGGACTCACGGACCACATACGGCTTACTTGCACTTCTGGCATGCGGCTTCGTCTCGATCCTTCTTCCCCAAGGTTCAGTCGAACGAACGACTGCTCAACTTCTAATGGCGGCACCTGTCATCGCGCTGACCTGCCTGCAGGGCTGGCTGGGGGCAGCCATTGGAATGCCCTTGATGAATCTCTTCGTCCGCGTTGGTACCCCGGTCACCGGACTTCCCTCTTCGTTTGATCTGGAATCATTCAACGTACAGCTGATTGCAGCCCTGTCAGGTACGGCGTTGCTTGCCCTTGGCTCACGGATCACGCACTTCTACCATCAGTGCACTTTTCATGCGAGCGCCAGCCGGCAGGCCATCTCGAACGCTCGCACCTCCAATAGCGTGGGTGAACGCGAGCTCCGCAATCGAGCAATGGATCTTAGGCGGATTGGGGACGGGCTTGAGTCCGCGCTGAGCGAGACCATCGATTGGCTGAAAGTTCGCGGACACCACGACATGGCCTCAAGTCTTCTGCACGTTGCAACCGTTCACTCGAGGAAGTTCCGGGAGCAGACCAGCATGGTTTACCCAACCAGCATGGAGCATGTGGGGCTCTACCTGGCCCTTCAGATCGGAGGAGTCGGTGATGCCTGGCAACAGACAGCCAGGCTGGAGCGGCTTCATCTTTCAGGCGATCCTTGCCGGTTGGACCTGGATCTTCAGCTCAACGTCTATCGCGCAATGACAGAGGCGGTTTCCCTGCTGCTGGAATACGAGAAGGGAAACCTGTTGATCCGCGCCAGATGCGGTCGCCATGGAACCACCCGGGGCGTGGTGGTTACCATCGGCGCTGCGGACGTTCGGCACAGGCTATCCAGGAGCACAGTGACCATGGCGATTGGTCGGTTAAGTGGCCGGACCCAAGCCTACGGCGGAACCGTTCAGTGCCTTCGTAATCGCATCCGGATGTCGTTCGCTGATCCGTCAACGTGCTAG
- the yedA gene encoding drug/metabolite exporter YedA — MAATPAPPQAAPRSGLVVLALLLVYVVWGSTYLGIRFALEGGALPLTTVSGARFIVAGSLMYAVLRWRGLPAPTGRQWRNLVIMGLTMLVLGNGMVVLAERTVSSGLAATAVASVPLWMALFGAMRGQHATRGEWLGIAIGFLGVVWLNAGSSLTASPQGLILLLIAPIGWAFGSVWARGLDLPSPFMTAAGQMLCGGVMLVALGLATGERPTTWPSMNGLLAVAYLCMFGSIVAFTAYVWLLQNVRPALAASYAYVNPVIAVLLGALIGHEHFGPHDLLAMGVILAGVLVLTLARTRRK; from the coding sequence ATGGCCGCTACCCCCGCACCCCCGCAGGCCGCTCCCCGCAGTGGCCTGGTCGTCCTGGCCCTGCTGCTGGTGTACGTGGTCTGGGGGTCCACCTACCTGGGCATCCGCTTCGCCCTGGAGGGCGGTGCGCTGCCGTTGACGACAGTCTCCGGGGCCCGGTTCATCGTGGCCGGCAGCCTGATGTACGCCGTGCTGCGCTGGCGCGGCCTGCCCGCGCCGACCGGCCGGCAGTGGCGCAACCTGGTCATCATGGGCCTGACCATGCTGGTGCTGGGCAACGGCATGGTGGTGCTGGCCGAGCGCACCGTCTCCTCCGGTCTGGCCGCCACCGCCGTGGCCTCGGTACCGCTGTGGATGGCCCTGTTCGGTGCCATGCGCGGCCAGCACGCCACCCGCGGCGAGTGGCTGGGCATCGCCATCGGCTTCCTCGGCGTGGTCTGGCTGAATGCGGGAAGCAGCCTCACCGCGTCTCCGCAGGGCTTGATCCTGCTGCTGATCGCCCCGATCGGCTGGGCGTTCGGCTCGGTCTGGGCGCGCGGCCTGGACCTGCCCAGCCCCTTCATGACCGCCGCCGGGCAGATGCTGTGCGGTGGCGTCATGTTGGTCGCGCTCGGCCTGGCCACCGGCGAACGGCCGACCACCTGGCCCAGCATGAATGGGCTTCTGGCCGTGGCGTACCTGTGCATGTTCGGCTCCATCGTGGCCTTCACCGCCTACGTGTGGCTGCTGCAGAACGTGCGCCCGGCGCTGGCCGCCAGCTACGCCTACGTCAATCCGGTGATCGCGGTGCTGCTCGGTGCCCTGATCGGCCATGAGCACTTCGGCCCGCATGACCTGCTGGCCATGGGCGTGATCCTGGCGGGCGTGCTGGTGCTCACCCTGGCCCGGACCCGCCGCAAGTGA
- a CDS encoding ABC transporter permease: MKYFSLIWAQLFRSKTRTLLTLLSVVAAFLLFGMLDSVRVAFSSGGSVEGANRLIVASRLSITQSLPIRLEPQVRQVPGVKDVTSGMWFGGIYQDPKNFFPNFSVAPNYFDVYRELQLPPDQLKAFQDTRTGAVVGETLAKEFGWKIGDTIPLQATIFPRGGSNDWPLQLVGVFRSKDRTLAANEERQLMMNWKYFDESNDYIKNQVSWFTVTLDNPDHASRVAQAIDAISANSDHETKTQTESAFQQAFVKQFADIGLIVTSIMGAVFFTLLLLTGNTMAQAVRERVPELATLKTLGFKDSTVLVLVMIEAVLLIGLGGAIGMALAATILPILSPKTQGLLPPHVPTQTWAMGVALILVIGVVVGLLPALRAKRLKIVDALAGR, encoded by the coding sequence ATGAAGTATTTCTCGCTCATATGGGCGCAGCTGTTCCGCAGCAAGACGCGGACCCTGCTGACCCTGCTTTCGGTGGTGGCCGCGTTCCTGCTGTTCGGCATGCTCGACTCGGTGCGCGTGGCCTTCAGCTCGGGCGGCAGCGTGGAAGGCGCCAACCGCCTGATCGTGGCCTCGCGCCTGTCCATCACCCAGTCGCTGCCGATCCGCCTGGAACCGCAGGTGCGCCAAGTACCAGGGGTGAAGGACGTGACCTCGGGCATGTGGTTCGGCGGCATCTACCAGGACCCGAAGAATTTCTTCCCCAACTTCTCGGTGGCGCCGAACTACTTCGACGTGTACCGCGAGCTGCAGCTGCCGCCGGACCAGCTCAAGGCCTTCCAGGACACCCGTACCGGCGCGGTGGTCGGCGAGACCCTGGCCAAGGAGTTCGGCTGGAAGATCGGCGACACCATTCCGCTGCAGGCCACCATCTTCCCGCGCGGGGGCAGCAACGACTGGCCGCTGCAGCTGGTAGGCGTGTTCCGCTCCAAGGACCGCACCCTGGCGGCCAATGAAGAACGCCAGCTGATGATGAACTGGAAGTACTTCGACGAGTCCAACGACTACATCAAGAACCAGGTCAGCTGGTTCACGGTCACCCTGGACAACCCGGACCATGCCTCGCGCGTGGCCCAGGCCATCGATGCGATCTCGGCCAACTCCGACCATGAAACCAAGACCCAGACCGAGTCTGCCTTCCAGCAGGCGTTCGTGAAGCAGTTCGCCGACATCGGGCTGATCGTCACCTCGATCATGGGCGCGGTGTTCTTCACCCTGCTGCTGCTCACCGGCAACACCATGGCCCAGGCGGTGCGCGAGCGGGTGCCGGAGCTGGCCACGCTGAAGACGCTGGGCTTCAAGGACAGCACGGTGCTGGTACTGGTGATGATCGAGGCGGTGCTGCTGATCGGGCTGGGCGGTGCCATCGGCATGGCCCTGGCTGCCACCATCCTGCCGATCCTGTCGCCGAAGACACAGGGCCTGCTGCCGCCGCACGTGCCGACCCAGACCTGGGCGATGGGCGTGGCGCTGATCCTGGTCATCGGCGTGGTGGTGGGCCTGCTGCCGGCGCTGCGCGCCAAGCGGCTGAAGATCGTCGACGCCCTCGCGGGCCGCTGA
- a CDS encoding efflux RND transporter periplasmic adaptor subunit: MNASAELLKELRIDRNKASAPPPSGSPRRGLWIGLAIVALLVLGGIAWFLFGRERPIEVSTVPVVAIQQGTASSSVLDASGYVVARRMATVSAKITGKVREVMIEEGMRVEEGQVMATLDPIDANAQRSLSASQLEAARSQLAGLKAQVAQADAEAGRLQKLVGQQLVSRSQYDLAMAQRDSLRAQLKTAERNTRVAGDALAIAELGVDNNTVRAPFSGVVTAKAAQPGEIVSPLSAGGGFTRTGIGTIVDMDSLEIEVEVGEAFIGRVQPKMPVEATLNAYPEWKIPAEVIAIIPTADRGKATVKVRIALKVKDPRIVPEMGVRVSFLEAAAPTQAAAPKGVRVPASALVERDQKTVAFVVGDDKRVQQVPVTVGVALNNDRQVTAGLSAGEQVVNNPPPELRDGSAVVEKQPQ, encoded by the coding sequence ATGAACGCATCCGCTGAACTGCTCAAGGAACTCCGCATCGACCGCAACAAGGCCTCGGCGCCGCCGCCGTCGGGCTCGCCCCGCCGTGGCTTGTGGATCGGTCTGGCCATCGTCGCGCTGCTGGTGCTGGGCGGTATCGCCTGGTTCCTGTTCGGCCGAGAGCGCCCCATCGAGGTCAGCACCGTACCGGTGGTGGCGATCCAGCAGGGAACTGCCAGCAGCTCGGTGCTCGACGCCAGCGGCTACGTGGTGGCCCGGCGCATGGCCACGGTCTCGGCCAAGATCACCGGCAAGGTCCGCGAGGTGATGATCGAGGAAGGCATGCGGGTGGAAGAAGGCCAGGTGATGGCCACCCTGGACCCGATCGACGCCAACGCCCAGCGCAGCCTCTCGGCCTCGCAGCTGGAAGCGGCGCGCAGCCAGCTGGCCGGGTTGAAGGCGCAGGTGGCGCAGGCCGATGCCGAAGCCGGTCGCCTGCAGAAGCTGGTCGGCCAGCAGCTGGTCTCGCGTTCGCAGTACGACCTTGCCATGGCCCAGCGCGACAGCCTGCGGGCCCAGCTCAAGACCGCCGAACGCAATACCCGCGTGGCCGGCGACGCGCTGGCCATCGCCGAGCTCGGCGTGGACAACAACACCGTGCGCGCGCCGTTCTCCGGCGTGGTCACCGCCAAGGCCGCGCAGCCGGGCGAGATCGTCTCGCCGCTGTCGGCCGGTGGCGGCTTCACCCGTACCGGTATCGGCACCATCGTGGACATGGACTCGCTGGAGATCGAAGTTGAAGTGGGCGAGGCCTTCATCGGCCGCGTGCAGCCGAAGATGCCGGTGGAAGCCACCCTCAACGCCTACCCGGAATGGAAGATCCCGGCCGAGGTGATCGCCATCATTCCCACCGCCGACCGCGGCAAGGCCACGGTCAAGGTGCGCATCGCATTGAAGGTGAAAGACCCGCGCATCGTGCCGGAAATGGGCGTGCGGGTGAGCTTCCTGGAAGCGGCCGCGCCGACCCAGGCGGCTGCACCCAAGGGCGTGCGCGTACCGGCCTCGGCGCTGGTCGAGCGCGACCAGAAGACCGTGGCCTTCGTGGTCGGCGACGACAAGCGCGTGCAGCAGGTGCCGGTCACGGTCGGCGTGGCCCTCAACAACGACCGCCAGGTCACCGCCGGCCTCAGCGCCGGCGAGCAGGTGGTCAACAACCCACCCCCGGAACTGCGCGACGGCAGTGCCGTAGTGGAAAAGCAACCGCAGTAA